One Hylaeus volcanicus isolate JK05 chromosome 8, UHH_iyHylVolc1.0_haploid, whole genome shotgun sequence genomic window, GATCACATCTCCTAAATCCAAGTAAAAGGAAATTCTATGTTGAGAGAAGTAAGCATTCGATGGCTTGTTTAAGCGCGATCTTATGCATCGATGTTTGTTTCTGAGTTTTCCTTACTGGTGGAGCTATAACAAACTGACCAGGTATCGGGTAGTtcggaaagtaatttcgtattttgttCACCAGAATGATTAATTGTACTTTGAACGTTTAAACCAGCGACTTTCGCCCTAAACTCTTTCGATCGTTACCAGATTAcgaatgtttatgtatttatggcaAATGTGGGAAAATAAGACgtgctttcatttaaatttcaattcttcgtCTGGCGAgttctattttttagttttttcttATCGAAGAAGCTATAATGAACAACACCAAGTACCACAACTTCTGTTGTCCGACAACATCGTGTTCACGCAAACACTCGAGAAAAGCTTCCGCGACGAATGTCACTTTCTCAAAAACGATAgggaagaaagaggaaaaaggagCTATGCTCTTGGAACGTTGCTTCGGAGTATGCAGGGTGGACAAAGGGACGAAAATAGAGGCTCTGATGGATGGAGATACAATTGAACCGTAGACGTCCGATAGAGGATACTTGAATGAATGGAAAGATACCATTAGCGTTTCGATGTAAAACAACTACCCTGTATTAAGAGAACTAAAGATTGTGTTTCGTTGCAAGTGAAACTCAGCCCGAATACGTGATAAATCAGATATTGAAGGAAAGATGATGAAAGATGCTTCGATGATCGAGCAAATCCATGGACGGACCCTTAACACTAAACATACTGACATTTCATTTCTATCTATTCTAACCACGATCGATCAAATGACTGAATTTAAagttatttcttcaatttagtGCAACGATATATCACGTCATATTGAATTCAATAATGCACGAAACAATTGTAGAAGCTTTTTTTAGCTTTAAAGTAGGAAATGGTTACCTCGTCGAGGGCCAGAtgcattatttcattaaaagcaGAATAAATTGTCTAGCGAAGAGTTGGATACTATACTCTGATGTCGGAGAAAACGAAGAGCTCTTGTATTAAAGATTCTGGCATTTTGTTTCGTTGAGTGAGACGAACCAGAACGTTCAAGAGAATATACTCGAATAAATCAAAAGTGTATTCTCGGCCAGGTGATATTTTTCGGAATAAACGGGAACGGAGGTCAGTCCTTGCGCCGATGTGGCACGATAGTGTCGttccatttagaaaataaGTGAATTATGTAACAAAAGTAATTCGAAGGACTCGAGACACGCACCCAAGCGAAACGACGGACAAACTATCCGGTCTCCAGAAacagagaagaaaaatactaAAGAAACTTGAAATTGCCAACAGATTTTCATTGAAGATAATTAGACAGCCTTGGAGAAGTGTAGCAAGATTTATACCTTGAATTTAGACTTTGAATTTATATCTCAGATTTTGAACGTCACTTCTGAAAGAGTACTATGAAAAGTACTACACGTATCAGCAATGCGATGAACTCAATTTAGCATATTTAACTTGTTGGATCAGGAAAGGGACCAGTTTGTCCATTTAAGATAATTATACAGTCTTGAAAAAAAGTCTAGGAAGATTTATGCCTTGAATTTAGCCTTAGATTGATACGTTAGATTTGGAATGTcacttttaaaagaataagTGCACGTTTCTTCCAGTTATACTAAGGATGAACCCAGCTCAGCAAAGTTACCTACACACCCTTGGAGAACAAATGTAGcaagatttatatttcaagtttGGAACGACACTTTTGATTCGATTATGCTATCGGATCCTAGAGTGAGCCCAATTCTGCAAATCTACCTTGCtggataagaaaatatttacaaatcaaTTTATCCGTTGAAGATAATCACACAGTGTTGAAGAAGAAGATCCATCGAGACCTTTTCCACGGTTCTTCCCCACCAATGGGGCGACAACTATTTCACCAACTATTTCTGTACAGGAAGGAGAAAGAGTGCAGGTCGAATGTCTAATGGAAAAATCGAAATGTCGAGAAACGCTTACCTAGGAGTGCTTGTCATGAGCGAGCTGTGGGTCGCGTAGGGTCCCCCATAGTAATAGGGCAGACCCTCCCCGTAGTACGGCATCGTGGATCGCGTCTATCCACCGAGTACGAGGGTTCACGTGTACCAGGGACCGAAGCTCGAGCAGCAGACACAGAGATACGCGGTACCAGTGGCACTGGAAGATGACTGAACGCGCCGCGAATCGCCGGCGAACGGCGTTCTCAGGTGTTCGCGGAGACGTTCTCGCGGTTCAGGGAGCCAACACCGACTGAGTCTAAGCCAGCGACCCAGTGTAATAATAGCAGTCTAGTGTACGAGGCTTCCTAGCGTCTAACTATACTAGCTGGACTCTAATAACCCGTACAGTCTCTGCGGAACGAATATTTGTAGGGTTGTAGGTACGCGATACGTGACTCGGAGTCACTGTCTATCGGTCGAAATATCGAATGGTATCGGAATCAAGAGGCAAAGGGAGACGAGTACTTCGATTTGGGACAGTGGTTGCTTTTAACCTCGTTCGAAGGGGAGAGGGGGTTAAAGACTGATGGATACCATCCAAAGACCTGGTGGACCTTTTacttagttttatttaaagattttcattcgaaagaaaacagaaaggagatattaacactaaacctacctaTGTTTCATTTCGACTTACCTCGGTACTAGTCTTAgacactttttttcaattgaatagAACAATATTTCACCGTAATTTGCTTTTTGAAATGTAACTTCTTATACGACGTCAGACCGACTTAGCATTCGTGTTAAATTTCTATGCAGTATgaggaaggaaaaagaatgtgCGCCTACTTTTTATACATATCTAAAAATCTTACGAGTCGAGCAAGTATTTCAATGCTTTCAAATGAAAGGTTGGATTTTTTAACAGACTTCAAGAACATTCTGAAAATGATATAATGCACTTGTGAcgacaaaattattgtatcgCAAGTTCCTTGCATCATCTCCCAAATATCtgggaagaattaataaaatttcaccctTGTGTCTAACAAGTTACAATTGTAACGCGTGGTATTCTTTTATAACTACATTTATATCgcacactttttatatctaaagatcttattacaagttcgcagccattagctcgctattactcgcgacgaagaatCGTTGGAACAATATTTGGTCGATACTTGTTTTTCTCTAGAAAAAAGACTAGCTAGAGTCTactagaggacggcaaccAACTCATTTTTAGCAACCTGAACCGAGCTTCTCCTTTAATACTCCTCGGAAAGCTCAACGCTGTTGCTTTCGACCATCTTCTGGTAACTGCTTGAGATACTTTTCGTGATGCTACTTGAAAAAAATGGGGACCAAGCAATCCATGCTTATTTAATCAAGGGATACgtgatttttaaacgaatcgaGACAGTATATCGTAACGTTTAAACCAGGTGGAAAATTGACACCTGGCGATTACGTAAATCTACGAGCAAAAGAATGCGCGTAGATGCGAGTTGTTTCTATTTCAGCGGAGTGGAATCGTCATTAGGGGTATTTTGAAAGATCGTTGGCAAACCGTTTAGTAAACTATAACGTAGTCAGCGTTGCTGTTTTATTGTCACGGTTAGCGTTCTTCAAACACCTTCGAAATGTATCGGCTCTGAAAAATTCTTCCCTTCCGCGAGAAAAGTTTAAAGAACACTAATTAACAAGCGACGGAGCGACAAGCGAGCACTCGTAAAGCGTAAGCGTACATGCAAAGCTGAAAATGCCAAGCCACCGTTTCGTGTTGTTGTGTCGTCGTGTCGTGTAAAACGTAAATTTATGCGCTGCTGCACGTCGACACGGGTCTGACGAATCGTTTCAAGACTCGCCCACAGTTTCGCGTTGTTTCGTATTGGGCAGAGTATCGCGATTCGCGCCAAATGCTTCTTTTCCTGGTGGCTATTGTTGCTCGTTCAGCGAATGTTGTAAATAGCCAACAAATAGACGGCAGTGTCTATTTCAAGACGGGTAGACAATTTAATATAGAAATGGATAGCCCATTTTCAGTATGAAATCCAAGTTGTAGAGTCTAACGTGTGGGAGGATTCTCGATGGGCCAAGGTGCTTTTGAAGGTTTTTAGAAACTGCAAACTTTGAGCAAAAATACGACTTGGACAATGAACTTACTGCCAGTTTCTTAGACTGGCATGCGGTCTGAACATTTACGCAAGGAaaggttttattcgaaacggaTGAAGCCTTATTCCCTGCTATATACGAATACTCGCGTTGAACAATCGATGCTTGGTTAAAACCTTTAATATCGAGCTAAGCCTAtccttaaatatttatgagactttCGCGATCCGGTTTCATCCGTTCAGATGGAATTCAGAATTAGATTTCGAGAATTTCTACGTCGAGTATCATGAAAGTACAATTTATCGGCGAAAAGACAGGTTTCATTCTTTACAGTTAGTCGCAGTAGACCAACGAGTGTACAAAATGTGAATCGAATCCATAGAATccgtcaatttttaataggATCCTATAATCTAGACTTTACAAGACACATTTATCATTCAAGGTGCATCAGGATTGTCGAGGAACTTTCAAAACGTAAATCGTCGATTGGTTTACTTACCTTCGCATCGTAAACCTTGCCGGAACAGTCCGTACAGCAAGGAACCGCAGTGGTCGCAAAAAGTTGGCGACATGAAACTGTGGGGCCGAAACCTGTGAGGCACATCTACCTTGAAACGCTCCCTCAAGTACTGCCATTAAACAAGTATCAACAGAATTAAAATCAGGAATATCGCAGAGGGATGAACGCTCAACGTATGCTTATGAATAAAAAGTACCTCATGTAAGGGGGGAAGTAGCTTTGGGACTACGTTTTTTCAGTgttttgcatgaatttttttagcaataaaagaatgtatataatttaatgaaactttgagaagattttatacatatattcaagtaaataatgtaattttttggaagtatTCCCCAATGAATCTAAATTGCctcttaaaaaattgaatattgcatttttagaggtgtttaaacgaaagagcatcatttataacatttataacatatataacgttttttgtaataaaaagatactttaaacaattatattattccaaATGTAGGTTCTTATAGAAGAAAGACATGgctttaaagtaaatttaaatcccttttgatttcagatgaaaactgTGGCCTCTAGAACGTACGCAAAACCGCTATCAGTTTGATAGTGACCTCCGATAGGTGGCAGCTGATGTCTTCCACATTTTCCGAAGAAatacttccaaaaaattacgatatttacttgaatatatgtataagatcttctcaaagtttcattaaattatatacattcctttcttgctaaaaaaattcatgcaattCGCTAAAAAAACGTAGTCCTAAACCTATTTACCCCCTTAAGAGAATTGAATAATGCTATGCTTATAACAATTATATCGTACATTTTGCCACCTAAGTTTCAACATGTAaccaatgaaataaatatgattgCAGAAGTAGCCTTGGTAACAAAATGTCAACCAAGAAAAAATAGTCGAAACCAAAATCGGCAACATATACTCGTAAAGTCAggacgaatataaaatattggtGGAGACCTCGTCGTCAGCAAGATTTCCCTAAGAAGAAACACAATCATGAGTTATCGAGTAAAAGAAAGGATGAAATACGTGGTATGGCTACGGCGAATGCCAAAAACCTTCGCATATATTCGATACAAGTAAATGAATCAATTTTCTATATCAACGATCTCTCTAAAATCAATCTGTAagtaaaagaaacgttaaatGTCAATACTTACGATCGTGTTCTCGGATTCCCTGCCGCTCTCCGGGCACTTAGTTAACAGCTTATCGTGGCACTTCTTGTGCACCGCTGTTTGGCAGGCTGAAATGCAAGATGGAATATTAATAGGCGCGTAACACGTACCATGCAGCATACTTGCAATTTAACGCGGAAAAACTGGTCATAGGTTTGGTATTTACCTTGGCACTGGTATCCTTGCTTCCCGAATCCCCTGCAACAGAGAATATGCTTCGGATTAATCAGGCAACGCGTTTGCCGGGAAACAGCCGATACTTGACTAATGTCTGTCTATTTTTAGGCGTCTACCGCGTATCAAACGTACGTTCTGACCGTATTTTATGATAAATCGAGATACTCCCTCGTTACCAGCCAACTGCGCGTTTGAACGTCAATTATCGTTAAAGTTTTGTTAATGCGAGAAACCACTTCTTACAAAGTTGCTTAGGTGACTAGTCCAGTTGTAGGAGAATGTTTTAGTTAAGTGAGTTTAGCCATTTCTCAATAATAGAGTAGTTTACTGAACTCTTGGAccagttttcaatttattgaaacTGTGCTCTTCAAGATTTGTATCGACTCTATACTTTCGAAGGCCTTGCCATTTGTTAAAACTATACCAATCTAACTCTGTACTGAACTATCCAGTTTACTTATGATAATCCAGAAAGCAGTTTGATACGcaaagcattaaaaaaaaaaaaaaaaaaagcgtacCGAATAAAGTTTAGAAGAAGAAATGGTCCAAAAATGGGCTACCACTTTCATTTTGATACCTACTGGTGTACCTATCCACTCAAAATGGATACTTATGGTGTTACTTACTTCTAAAAACTACCCcgaatgtgcaagaaattataaaatgcacacagtatgcaatacaaaaatattgaaagttcatattataatatttgcagagtaaaataaattcctatttaaggttcaatttttgtaggcacgattgcaaagattttattttgcataaagattcaaTCTACTGATCATTGTAAGTTTCCCAAATCACATAATCCAAAATAAGTAGTAGCAGTCCGTATTTAGACCCTAGCCCATTTTCGGACCACTTTCTCAAactattatattctttttagaATCTAACACAGTTGAATATTACCAGAGAAAGTCTTTGCAGAAGGCGCAGAAAGTCGGTTGCCTGAAAAACTTGGCGACTAGTCTGTGGCCTCGTACAACGTGCACTTTGTTGTGCTTGACGGCGCCTCTTCTTTTGGTAATCGCACCGCCGACGTTGTTCTCGTAGGACGATGATGCTGACGCCACAGCGATGTCCCTTCGCGGTACTCTCGTCTTGTATACGTAAGTCTTTCCAGTGGACGTGGTCGGTGGCAGTTCGGCTGGGTTTAGAACAGGGATCCGTGTCCTGAAAGCATTGTTAAAGTAAGAATCAATCAGGATTTTCAAATTCCATATAtagttgtttaatttttatttgtgttaaACTTTCCCATTCGGTTATAACGcaagtttttaattcatttatatatgaaaattgcCGGCCTTCAGCACACACTGCTTGCAAAAGCATTGGCCAGCAATTTATGATGATATTATGGTCGGGTGAGCGTGCCGGCCATTGACGAGTGGAAATATTctcctttaaaaaatattccttaataatttcaacagCATGTATCGCAGCATTATCTTGCTGAGATATATATGGTTTAACAGCAATGCGTTCTGCATACCTATAAATATAAGAACTCAGAGTTTCCACGCTAGCATAATCTTAACACGAGATATTAAAGATAGCACAGGTGTGCTTGAGATTGTATATGGCGGTATTATAGTTATTCTCCGCAGTGTACCCGATTACTAGGAGCGATATCTGTTATCTTCGTGGTCCCTTCGAGGAATAACTTTACGTACCGGGTGGCTCACCTGTACGTGTATCCTTCAGCGCCCACGCGAGCCTGCGGGCTTCTGCGATCCACGGAAGTCTTCCGACCAGCTGCGGGACCGCCTCCCGCGTTGCGCCTCTTCGCGTGGGTGCCGCCTGTGAACATCATCTTCCCGGATTCGCTTCCCAGTTATCGCAGCGTCTTCTATCCACCCAACCGTTGGACGATCTCTGCTAACAACTGTTTCTGCATCGTAGtcgaaagtttcaaaatttcaacttgAAACCGTCCTATTCGTCACACGCGTATCGATCGACTCCAAACCGCGACTATACTCGTCTTAGCGCGTCTGATGCTCGCTATAGCAGCGGACCTTCCATTCTCCAGATCGCGGCGGCAACCTTTTCAATTTCCTGATACGTAACACGCGAATTCCTGCAACGATCGCCGCGTAACGCGAGAAGAATTTTCGCCCGTCGCTCGACATCCTCGTTCGAACGTCTCGACGCATCCTCGAGCTCGATCGCGACTTGTTAATTCTCAGTTTCGCAAGAGGAGTACCGATGGCTCGTCACATGGCGCTCGGGAGACAGTGGAACGTAGCGGAACGAGTTTGGGGATACAAGAGCAACGGTTGTTATTCGGTCGGAGACGAGAAAAGATTGCCAAATCCTCGCGAACAACGGAGACGACACTTAGCAACGATTCGATTAGTTGGCAAACAGCCTTTCAGAGATTCGAATACAGGGCAGCGCTGTCCCTCCTGTCCTTGATGACAATCTAAAAAAAGGTCGACTATCAAAAATGTACGCTTCCGGTTGGAGGCACTGGGCTCTTCAGCAACCGCTTCTCCTCACCCCACCTACTCGCCCTTCTAACTCTtactctctccctctccctctctctttctctctttgtCACACACGATTTTGACAAATTGGAAGAATGACTAATCCGCGAAAGAGGAAGCGTTACGTCGGAGATATGTTGCCTTTAGGCGAAGGAAAATAAcgtctcttctttttcttctggtCTGCGAATTCGGACCTCGTCCACCTCGACCGATTCGTCCACCTCGATCTATGGATTCGTTGCTTCGACAGGGATATCTCGCGGCCAAAAGTAGCGCCAGCAATGTTTAAACGTCAGCCTAGCGGCTCAGCTTCTCGCGCACCGTCCGACCGATACACTTGAACcagtactttttatttttctccaacGTTCAAACACTGTGCTGCCGCAGGATTCCATCACTATCTCGAACGAAGGTCCATGGATCATCGGATGGACGTTGACGAACGGAGAAACTGGATTTTTACGCCTAAAACGTTGTACGTTTGCACGAAACTCTCGAATCTATAAATATCAGTCTGTTGAATGCTGCCCGCCATCGGTATTTCTACCGCCACTAGTGGCAAATATTCAAACCCTCGCTCTTCAACGCGTCTTCCAGCCtggaaaaactgtttatttattaatttattatatagtataattggaaatttttgtaaaatgccGTCTTACTGTTCTTACACGGGTCCAGGCTGGACCTTT contains:
- the LOC128881488 gene encoding putative protein kinase C delta type homolog, which codes for MMFTGGTHAKRRNAGGGPAAGRKTSVDRRSPQARVGAEGYTYRTRIPVLNPAELPPTTSTGKTYVYKTRVPRRDIAVASASSSYENNVGGAITKRRGAVKHNKVHVVRGHRLVAKFFRQPTFCAFCKDFLWGFGKQGYQCQACQTAVHKKCHDKLLTKCPESGRESENTIYLRERFKVDVPHRFRPHSFMSPTFCDHCGSLLYGLFRQGLRCEGK